The following are encoded in a window of Bacteroidia bacterium genomic DNA:
- a CDS encoding LuxR C-terminal-related transcriptional regulator: MEKLTDRELEVLELIVEGLSSKMIAQRLNLSLDTVETHRRNLIRKTKSGNMVEVVVKGFRKGWVR; encoded by the coding sequence ATGGAGAAATTAACAGACAGGGAGTTGGAGGTGTTGGAATTGATAGTGGAAGGTTTATCGAGCAAGATGATAGCCCAACGCCTCAACCTAAGTTTGGACACGGTAGAAACCCACCGCCGCAACCTGATTCGCAAAACCAAATCAGGCAATATGGTGGAGGTGGTAGTGAAGGGGTTTAGGAAGGGATGGGTGAGGTAG
- a CDS encoding aspartyl protease family protein, with product MGLTYATLKLTNQYDEYKFGEGLIPQDQIRELTVDMMVDTGSIRLAINEEIRTKLGLKIGIPMQVSLADGTISTKELVGGIKVSFGNRSCYTDAFVLPGNTEPLLGAIPIEGMDLAVVPAENTLIYNPKHPDGALFSLK from the coding sequence ATGGGACTAACCTACGCTACACTAAAATTAACGAATCAATACGATGAATATAAGTTTGGAGAAGGTCTGATTCCACAAGATCAAATCCGCGAATTAACTGTTGATATGATGGTTGATACCGGATCTATACGATTGGCAATAAATGAAGAAATTCGAACTAAACTAGGTCTAAAAATAGGGATTCCAATGCAAGTTTCGTTGGCAGACGGGACAATCAGCACCAAGGAATTGGTTGGTGGAATTAAAGTTAGTTTTGGAAACCGTTCCTGTTATACCGATGCCTTTGTTCTACCGGGAAATACTGAACCTTTGCTAGGGGCTATACCTATCGAAGGAATGGACTTGGCTGTGGTTCCCGCTGAAAACACCTTAATCTATAATCCTAAACATCCTGACGGAGCCTTGTTTTCTCTTAAATAG
- a CDS encoding PIN domain-containing protein yields the protein MVIVDTNIFIAAIRGNEMALSMLRKYKLSIYISIVSIIELSVGATDKNKKKVVAAITEDHTIIPLSKSIGERALKLVDTYSSPARRLFLPDALIAATCLENNAALLTFNSKDFKFIKGLQFAK from the coding sequence ATGGTAATCGTTGATACCAATATTTTTATTGCAGCTATTCGAGGGAATGAGATGGCCCTCTCCATGCTAAGAAAGTACAAATTATCTATTTATATTTCAATTGTAAGTATTATTGAGCTTTCAGTTGGTGCCACCGATAAAAACAAAAAGAAAGTTGTTGCAGCTATTACCGAAGATCATACAATAATTCCTCTTTCTAAATCAATTGGTGAAAGGGCATTAAAATTGGTAGACACCTATAGTTCACCTGCTCGTCGCTTGTTTTTACCTGATGCTCTTATTGCAGCAACTTGTTTGGAAAACAATGCAGCTTTGCTAACTTTTAACAGTAAGGATTTTAAGTTTATTAAAGGACTTCAATTCGCTAAGTAG
- a CDS encoding clan AA aspartic protease — translation MDLISAKILLSNPNLANLHSIETTSLVDTGALFLCIPEHIAIQLQLKEFEKKEVTIADGSKKLVPYVGPIKVNFENRMCLTGALVIGETVLLGAIPIEDMDLIIHPAQLKLMVNLAYPNIPGALVM, via the coding sequence ATGGATTTAATATCCGCTAAAATCCTATTATCCAACCCAAATCTAGCCAACCTTCATTCAATAGAAACAACTTCATTGGTTGATACTGGAGCATTGTTTCTTTGTATTCCTGAACATATAGCCATACAACTGCAACTTAAAGAATTCGAAAAAAAGGAAGTAACCATTGCAGATGGAAGCAAAAAATTAGTTCCCTATGTTGGTCCTATAAAAGTAAATTTCGAAAACAGGATGTGTCTCACCGGAGCCTTGGTCATAGGTGAAACCGTATTGCTTGGTGCAATCCCAATCGAAGATATGGATTTGATTATTCATCCGGCCCAGTTAAAACTAATGGTAAATCTCGCCTACCCCAATATTCCGGGTGCTTTAGTTATGTAG